From a single Brassica napus cultivar Da-Ae chromosome C9, Da-Ae, whole genome shotgun sequence genomic region:
- the LOC106418125 gene encoding pumilio homolog 18-like produces MGMTHNNPFSMPTLFEALQRLRLSEEETSGSIPPPPALIPRAAVDNARLIKLFNLMTSKECVSQFKEIISKEPDPEALPKIVSLLTSDSDYFMEVVRNKYGSKRVQKLLGISDDVDALFYAAILRRFYDIMTDKYASYVAIRAMLVFDTMEKFRMYDHVLYYALDIARDQYGCSALNEVITDVGDALYRKLILDLVACNALFLSNDPSGNFVVQHVLTLYDSRCTSNVAVSLLGHCVDLSFQKYGSYIVEKLLEAEESMAVVVVELLECEGGRLTRLARNEFGSFVVVKALRVTQEMDRIDMFWDLVQKLMPLRHLLVRSHGSNIAKILESCSI; encoded by the coding sequence ATGGGGATGACCCATAATAATCCCTTCTCGATGCCTACCTTGTTCGAAGCTTTGCAACGTCTCCGTCTCTCAGAAGAAGAAACCTCCGGCTCcattcctcctcctcctgcttTAATCCCACGCGCCGCCGTAGATAACGCGCGTTTAATCAAACTATTCAACCTAATGACTAGCAAGGAATGTGTGTCCCAGTTTAAAGAGATTATCTCAAAGGAACCTGACCCAGAAGCTCTTCCGAAGATAGTCTCGTTGCTGACTTCAGACTCCGATTACTTCATGGAGGTTGTCCGAAACAAGTACGGTTCGAAACGCGTCCAGAAGCTCCTCGGAATATCAGATGACGTGGATGCGCTCTTCTACGCCGCTATCTTGCGCCGGTTTTACGACATCATGACCGATAAGTACGCATCCTACGTGGCGATTCGAGCCATGCTGGTTTTCGACACGATGGAGAAATTTAGAATGTACGATCACGTTCTCTACTACGCGCTCGACATAGCGCGTGATCAGTACGGCTGCAGCGCGCTCAACGAGGTTATAACCGATGTGGGGGATGCTTTGTACAGAAAGCTTATACTAGACTTAGTTGCATGCAACGCTCTCTTCTTAAGCAACGATCCTTCAGGGAACTTTGTGGTTCAACACGTGCTTACACTGTATGACTCGCGTTGCACGAGTAACGTAGCGGTTAGTCTTCTTGGTCATTGCGTTGATCTGTCGTTTCAGAAGTATGGAAGTTACATTGTAGAGAAGCTTCTGGAGGCGGAGGAGTCGATGGCTGTGGTGGTTGTGGAGCTTTTGGAGTGCGAAGGAGGCAGGTTGACGAGGCTGGCGAGGAATGAGTTTGGGAGTTTCGTGGTAGTCAAGGCATTGAGAGTCACGCAGGAGATGGATAGGATCGATATGTTTTGGGATTTGGTGCAGAAGCTGATGCCTCTTCGCCACCTTTTGGTTAGGTCTCATGGAAGCAACATTGCAAAGATATTGGAGTCATGTTCTATATAG
- the LOC106417523 gene encoding uncharacterized protein LOC106417523, translating to MPSLDTPNTARGTARQPSGEAGASREKAGDTRVHETISSDSEPDSEKETSEGATALQSSLTTYLEQMFSKKLDAMQSMVERLPGVAPLIQKSNLDSYADTPFTDNIALIEMPRKFSFPNIKMYDGTGDPDDYIAQYKQRMLAVALPREFHEATMCKGFGSTLIGPALKWYINLPIGSISSFATLSDGFVEQFVSSRNLEKTLDSLYEILQHRVETLRDYIARFNQEKVSIPECNVTTAISAFKRGMLPDGDLYKELTKYQCKTMEDVLSRAWAQVKWEEDVASRTRTQQKQATKQDRSDRDERSSQKPTKDQEGRNRGRYMSRPLERAEGMSVSTWTDMSHLSISQPELINALRQMGQQVKWPPKMRAPDSFRNPDLWCEFHRDHGHKTEDCVVLKIKVNELLQKGYLQEFLSEKAKNLLSKETPRKSAETKPASPPR from the coding sequence ATGCCGAGCCTGGACACACCCAACACCGCAAGAGGTACCGCTCGACAGCCTTCAGGTGAAGCCGGGGCATCAAGAGAAAAAGCTGGAGATACGCGAGTCCATGAAACAATATCCAGCGACTCCGAGCCAGACTCTGAGAAGGAAACATCCGAAGGAGCCACGGCATTGCAGTCCTCGTTGACCACCTATCTGGAGCAGATGTTCTCCAAGAAGCTTGACGCCATGCAATCTATGGTAGAAAGGCTCCCCGGGGTGGCACCTCTGATTCAGAAAAGTAATCTCGATTCTTACGCTGATACTCCTTTCACAGACAACATTGCCCTGATCGAGATGCCGAGAAAGTTCTCCTTCCCCAACATAAAGATGTATGACGGCACTGGCGACCCAGACGACTACATCGCTCAATATAAACAAAGGATGCTAGCTGTAGCACTCCCAAGGGAGTTCCACGAGGCCACCATGTGCAAAGGATTCGGCTCAACCCTGATCGGACCCGCGTTGAAATGGTACATTAATCTACCCATCGGATCCATATCTTCGTTCGCAACTCTTAGCGATGGGTTCGTGGAGCAGTTCGTAAGTAGCCGAAACCTGGAGAAAACCTTGGACAGCCTCTATGAAATTCTCCAGCATCGGGTCGAAACCCTTCGCGATTACATAGCTCGCTTCAATCAGGAAAAGGTATCGATTCCTGAATGCAACGTCACCACAGCAATCTCAGCCTTTAAAAGAGGCATGCTCCCAGACGGGGATCTCTACAAGGAACTGACCAAGTATCAGTGTAAAACTATGGAAGACGTATTATCCCGAGCCTGGGCCCAGGTAAAATGGGAGGAAGACGTCGCAAGCCGCACTAGGACTCAGCAGAAACAAGCAACCAAGCAAGACCGGAGTGATCGAGACGAGAGGTCCTCCCAGAAACCCACGAAAGACCAAGAGGGCAGGAACCGGGGCAGGTACATGAGCCGTCCACTCGAGAGAGCGGAAGGGATGTCGGTGTCTACCTGGACAGATATGTCACATTTGTCTATATCCCAACCAGAGCTAATCAACGCCCTAAGGCAGATGGGTCAACAGGTTAAATGGCCCCCGAAGATGAGGGCACCTGATTCCTTCCGGAACCCCGACCTCTGGTGTGAGTTCCATCGTGACCATGGTCACAAGACAGAGGATTGCGTCGTACTGAAGATCAAAGTCAACGAACTACTCCAGAAGGGATACCTTCAGGAGTTCCTCTCAGAAAAGGCGAAGAACCTCCTAAGCAAGGAGACACCCAGGAAATCTGCTGAAACCAAGCCCGCGTCACCACCTCGATAG
- the LOC106417520 gene encoding E3 ubiquitin-protein ligase RSL1-like: protein MKDNLMLKTEGQLQDDYMTLMGRRAMYPLCKAKSSKEKESCVICFDEDIDSDLMFSVDTCRHRFCVNCVKQHLTVKLLDGTIPNCLHHGCTTQLSVDTCGQCRAYTFGDLRTELVLGSACGHRKCLKCGCSFCFYCKAPWHSMLSCTDYKKLHSNTQNAKLISLANLSGWRQCGKCNHMVERSGGCGHMTCR, encoded by the exons ATGAAAGATAATCTCATGCTTAAGACTGAGGGACAACTACAAGACGATTACATGACCCTCATGGGAAGAAGAGCTATGTATCCTCTTTGTAAAGCTAAGTCATCTAAGGAGAAAGAATCTTGCGTGATCTGTTTCGACGAGGACATTGATTCTGATCTCATGTTTTCTGTTGATACATGCCGTCATCGGTTTTGTGTTAACTGTGTGAAACAACATTTAACTGTGAAGCTTCTTGATGGAACGATACCTAATTGTCTTCACCACGGCTGCACGACTCAGCTGTCTGTTGATACATGTGGCCAGTGCCGTGCCTACACATTTGGGGACCTAAg AACCGAGCTTGTTTTAGGTTCTGCATGTGGACATAGGAAATGCTTGAAATGTGGTTGCTCCTTCTGCTTCTACTGCAAGGCTCCATGGCATAGTATGCTATCATGCACCGATTACAAGAAGTTGCATTCTAATACTCAAAATGCAAAGCTGATTTCTCTGGCAAATCTTAGTGGGTGGCGTCAATGCGGCAAGTGCAACCACATGGTTGAACGTTCTGGCGGATGCGGCCACATGACTTGTAGGTAA